In Pedobacter sp. WC2423, the following are encoded in one genomic region:
- a CDS encoding histidine kinase — translation MSSRTLQFLFTLILLFSEPVFSKANVPQEYPEINAVNKLISEKNFKAAGILLDQLISKNRKTKNKEFIAKLYATSGNLNLSQRNIDKALQEYFLSLNYLDSTQNPLAVSKVYTNIGTIYAILKNLPKGKEYYLKSLSINKAGNSDHLKTLSNIAGVYVELAEDNNALKTFSAAIKLAEKLTDLPMEAVLQTNLGNYFLKRKQWTKAINASKRSIFIRARLKQPVSVITLNNLGYALAQTGKNTAAISYYQTALTAANPLEKKQLYFNLYNAFKAMHELPAALQYMEQYNNINDSLTRLNYDNKVAELTASYESAQKEGKINALQKENILQKLQLREQTYLILAAVLIVLLISILLYMRIKNHNVKEALEKSQLKRQMLLLQLNPHFIFNALQSVQHFIRSKDQQHSMEYLESFSRLIRLILENSDRDLILLDQEIEILEHYLHLQQLANGSSFSYSIETGPGIEPQMMEIPVMLLQPFVENAVVHGVKNHPQGKILIRFELQQQSLHIWIRDNGNDFQETPDYSNNSLHRSMGMKILEQRIKEINKERRQYIQLSIEHPGSTAIDYPGTSVHFIFNN, via the coding sequence ATGTCATCCAGGACTTTACAATTTCTCTTTACATTAATTTTACTTTTTTCTGAACCCGTATTTTCAAAAGCCAATGTGCCTCAGGAGTATCCGGAGATTAATGCGGTAAATAAACTAATCAGTGAGAAAAACTTCAAGGCCGCCGGTATCCTGCTTGATCAGCTCATTTCTAAAAACAGAAAAACTAAAAACAAGGAATTTATAGCCAAACTTTACGCTACCTCTGGTAACTTAAATTTGAGTCAGCGAAATATTGATAAAGCACTGCAGGAATATTTTTTAAGCCTTAACTACCTCGATTCTACCCAGAATCCATTAGCGGTCAGCAAAGTTTATACTAATATAGGAACCATATATGCTATTTTGAAGAATCTGCCTAAAGGAAAGGAATACTACCTTAAGTCTCTTTCCATCAATAAAGCAGGTAATTCAGATCATCTAAAAACATTATCAAACATTGCGGGTGTGTATGTAGAATTGGCCGAAGATAATAACGCTCTCAAAACTTTCAGCGCAGCCATTAAGCTTGCCGAAAAATTAACTGATCTACCCATGGAGGCTGTATTACAGACTAACCTGGGAAATTACTTCCTTAAAAGAAAACAGTGGACAAAAGCTATAAATGCCAGTAAAAGAAGTATTTTTATAAGAGCCCGGCTCAAACAGCCCGTTTCGGTTATTACCCTGAACAACCTGGGATATGCATTGGCGCAAACCGGTAAAAATACAGCGGCGATCAGTTATTATCAGACGGCATTGACTGCAGCTAACCCGCTGGAAAAGAAGCAGCTCTATTTTAACCTTTACAATGCTTTTAAAGCAATGCATGAGCTTCCCGCAGCTTTGCAGTACATGGAGCAGTATAACAATATCAATGATTCTCTTACCAGGTTAAATTATGATAATAAGGTAGCTGAGCTGACTGCATCCTATGAATCCGCTCAAAAAGAAGGGAAAATCAATGCACTTCAAAAGGAAAATATATTACAGAAACTACAATTGCGTGAGCAAACTTACCTTATTCTGGCAGCAGTACTCATTGTGCTGCTCATTTCGATACTGCTTTATATGCGGATAAAAAATCATAATGTAAAAGAAGCACTCGAAAAATCACAGCTTAAACGGCAGATGCTCTTGCTACAGCTTAATCCTCATTTTATTTTCAATGCGCTTCAGTCTGTACAACATTTTATCCGCAGCAAAGACCAGCAACATTCTATGGAATACCTGGAAAGCTTTAGCCGGCTCATCAGGCTAATCCTTGAAAATTCCGACAGGGATCTCATTCTTTTAGATCAGGAAATTGAAATACTGGAACATTACCTGCATCTTCAGCAGTTGGCAAATGGATCATCCTTCAGCTACAGTATAGAAACAGGACCAGGTATTGAACCCCAAATGATGGAGATTCCAGTCATGCTATTACAGCCTTTTGTAGAAAATGCAGTGGTACATGGCGTTAAAAATCATCCACAGGGAAAAATCCTGATACGTTTTGAATTGCAACAGCAGAGCCTGCATATCTGGATCAGGGATAACGGAAACGATTTTCAAGAAACACCTGACTACAGCAACAATTCCCTTCACCGCTCCATGGGCATGAAAATTTTGGAACAGCGCATAAAGGAAATCAATAAAGAGCGGCGGCAATATATTCAGTTATCGATAGAACACCCAGGTTCGACAGCTATAGATTACCCGGGCACATCAGTACATTTCATATTCAATAACTAA
- a CDS encoding SDR family oxidoreductase, protein MDFTNKNVVITGGTTGIGLATAKAFISAGANVWITGRNAENLQKATEEINNPKLFTVVSDTSKLEEISILEKAISESGNKLDVLFLNAGIATFEPIEQVTEANFDAQFNTNVKGHFFTLQKLLPYLADGAAVVFTSSTVATAANSGASVYSATKGALNKIAQIAANELAGRKIRVNIVSPGPILTPGLENAVPAEAKEFLAGATALQRIGNPDEIAKTVLFLASDAASFITGTEIVVDGGYLNYATK, encoded by the coding sequence ATGGACTTTACAAATAAAAACGTCGTTATTACAGGTGGAACTACAGGAATAGGCCTGGCAACAGCAAAAGCATTTATCAGTGCAGGCGCCAATGTCTGGATTACAGGCAGAAATGCAGAAAATCTGCAAAAAGCAACTGAAGAAATAAACAACCCCAAATTATTTACTGTCGTATCGGACACTTCAAAACTAGAAGAGATCTCGATCCTCGAAAAAGCAATTTCAGAAAGTGGAAACAAATTGGATGTGCTTTTCCTGAATGCAGGAATAGCGACATTTGAGCCAATAGAACAGGTAACTGAGGCAAATTTCGACGCACAATTCAACACTAATGTGAAGGGGCATTTCTTCACGTTGCAAAAATTACTTCCCTACCTGGCAGACGGAGCGGCAGTAGTATTCACTTCTTCAACGGTCGCCACAGCTGCAAATTCGGGAGCCAGCGTATATTCTGCGACCAAAGGAGCATTGAATAAAATCGCCCAAATTGCAGCAAATGAGCTGGCAGGAAGAAAAATCCGTGTAAACATTGTTAGCCCAGGACCTATTTTAACCCCTGGTTTAGAAAACGCCGTTCCTGCAGAAGCAAAAGAATTTTTGGCTGGGGCTACAGCGTTGCAACGGATTGGTAATCCGGATGAAATTGCAAAAACAGTTTTATTCCTGGCTTCTGATGCCGCAAGTTTTATTACAGGAACAGAGATCGTTGTGGATGGTGGTTACCTTAACTACGCAACAAAATAA
- a CDS encoding winged helix-turn-helix transcriptional regulator, translated as MTENECQFGHKKEIMAVHDAMDILYGKWKISIISSICYYNKRRFSDILNDVEGISNKMLSKELKELEINKLITRTVLNTQPIAVQYQLTAYGMTLKTIINNLAEWGIEHRKVIIGK; from the coding sequence ATGACTGAAAACGAATGCCAATTCGGGCACAAAAAAGAGATTATGGCCGTCCACGATGCGATGGACATTTTGTATGGGAAATGGAAAATTTCCATCATTTCTTCCATTTGTTATTATAACAAAAGAAGATTCTCTGACATTCTGAATGATGTAGAAGGAATATCAAACAAAATGTTGAGTAAAGAATTAAAGGAGCTGGAGATCAATAAATTGATAACACGAACTGTGTTAAATACTCAGCCTATAGCTGTTCAATATCAATTAACAGCATATGGGATGACGTTAAAGACTATCATCAATAACCTTGCGGAATGGGGTATAGAGCACCGTAAAGTAATTATTGGTAAATAG
- a CDS encoding RNA polymerase sigma factor, with the protein MVDYSDYTDLDLTGLLKSGDQHAFAEIYNRYKFVLYNHAWNKLKSREEARDLIQEVFSMIWDKREVLQIGQNLSGYLYTCVHNQFINRVVHQTVKNKYIDSIKQYIERGVVYTDHLVRENMLKEIIDREIDSLPPRMKEVFILSRRQHLSHKEIAKMMNTTEQTVKKQMVYALKILRKKLGLVLFLCLYLIYPNF; encoded by the coding sequence ATGGTAGATTACAGCGACTATACTGATCTTGATTTGACCGGCCTTTTAAAATCCGGTGATCAGCATGCTTTTGCCGAGATTTACAACCGGTATAAATTTGTCTTATATAACCACGCCTGGAACAAACTTAAAAGCAGAGAAGAAGCAAGGGATCTTATCCAGGAAGTATTTTCAATGATTTGGGATAAGCGTGAGGTACTACAGATTGGACAGAATCTCTCAGGCTATCTCTATACCTGCGTACATAATCAATTTATCAATAGGGTTGTCCACCAAACTGTTAAAAATAAATACATCGATTCTATCAAACAGTATATAGAGCGGGGAGTAGTCTATACCGACCATCTTGTGAGGGAAAATATGTTAAAAGAAATTATCGATCGTGAAATTGATTCGCTTCCTCCCAGAATGAAAGAGGTGTTTATTCTCAGTCGAAGGCAACATCTGAGTCATAAAGAAATAGCGAAAATGATGAACACAACGGAGCAAACAGTGAAGAAGCAGATGGTTTACGCATTAAAGATTCTGCGGAAAAAACTGGGTTTGGTACTCTTTCTATGCTTGTATTTGATCTATCCCAATTTTTAG
- a CDS encoding ABC transporter ATP-binding protein, with protein sequence MKKSIVSIENLSHRYHKNWAIKDINFEIEEVGVVGLLGSNGAGKSTTMNILCGVLSQTQGKVLIDGIDLRMQPEAAKRKLGFLPQNAPLHLDLTVDEYLIYCAYIRDIPKSNILRSVEAAKEKCGISSYGKRIIQNLSGGYRQRVGIAQAIIHDPKLVVLDEPTNGLDPNQILEVRKLIKEIALERAVIFSTHMLSEVQATCKNIKMIDHGKMVFADTMEAFNNYILPDSMLMTMCNAPGAEVLAAIPGITSVEELIDGNTFRLHFGASASISSEIIKLSVQHSWELQEITLEKSSLDEIFAQLSNKSKNV encoded by the coding sequence TTGAAAAAAAGCATTGTTAGCATAGAAAATCTTTCGCATCGTTACCATAAGAACTGGGCGATCAAAGACATTAATTTTGAGATAGAAGAAGTAGGCGTGGTAGGACTTCTGGGCTCTAATGGCGCTGGAAAATCTACTACCATGAATATTCTTTGTGGTGTGCTCAGTCAAACGCAAGGCAAGGTCCTGATCGATGGGATAGATCTGCGGATGCAGCCTGAGGCGGCTAAGAGAAAACTCGGATTTCTTCCCCAGAATGCACCGTTGCATCTGGATCTTACCGTTGATGAATACCTGATTTATTGCGCGTACATCCGCGATATCCCGAAATCAAATATTTTAAGGAGCGTTGAGGCTGCAAAAGAAAAGTGTGGCATATCCAGTTACGGGAAGCGGATCATTCAAAATCTTTCGGGTGGATATCGGCAGCGGGTAGGCATTGCGCAAGCAATTATTCATGACCCAAAACTTGTTGTACTCGATGAACCGACAAATGGTCTGGATCCTAACCAGATCCTGGAAGTCAGAAAGCTGATCAAAGAAATTGCCCTGGAACGTGCTGTGATCTTTTCCACGCACATGCTTTCAGAGGTACAGGCTACCTGTAAGAATATTAAGATGATTGATCATGGTAAAATGGTATTTGCCGATACTATGGAAGCCTTTAATAACTATATCCTCCCTGACTCTATGCTGATGACCATGTGCAATGCTCCGGGTGCTGAAGTGCTTGCTGCCATTCCTGGTATCACTTCTGTTGAAGAATTAATCGATGGCAACACTTTCAGACTCCACTTTGGTGCTTCAGCTTCCATTTCTTCAGAGATCATCAAACTCAGTGTGCAACATTCCTGGGAACTTCAGGAAATAACGCTTGAGAAGAGCTCACTCGACGAAATTTTTGCCCAATTATCCAATAAATCCAAAAACGTTTAA
- a CDS encoding Gldg family protein: protein MIKIFKIARLELSILFYSPVAWLAIAIFMVQNGLGFFGMLGSYQEAIAMGNKIDNLTFSLFPDLNGLFDSVVQNLYLYIPLITMGLMSRELHSGSIKLLLSSPVKIREIVLGKYLSMVAYVAILILILCIYSGAGILIIKNADIKLICSGLIGIFLLACTYAAIGLFMSSLTSYQVVAAISTLAVLAALRFVGSVGQDIDFIRDLTYFLSISGRAEDMLKGLITTREIFYFIIIIGLFLSLCVIRMKNSRESNTLYKNISRYAFLIVIALFLGYVSSRPGNIGYLDMTRTKSRTLTTTSQEIAAQIDGPLEITTYVNLLDQNVYFGLPQSRNSDLAQFEKFRRFIPDIKMKYVYYYDVTDLKNNSNMTYQGDLTGLSVKQIAEKVADNMGLDLNLFMPPEKIRKIIDLSSENNTLVRILRYKGKESRLRFYNGVDQFPAEREIAAAIKQLVVPVPQVAFITGNQERSIRKTGERNYELMSSMKRSRTALINQGFDVIQLDLTKTEIPTGLSALILADPSQPIDPLVQQKIAAYCAAGGNMLITTEPGRGRVINPILQMFGVALLPGTLVQATKNDAPDLLFGQLTRSGRTIVMPGTGALKVDLTGNFMADTLIQSNKTGWITQGVVDVTKTDIAYQAQQGDKKGAFPMVLAIHRKLRDKDQLILISGDADFMSNAELANPRADNEFLVKNMFKWFSNDAFPINIVRKSPEDDHILLNRRQLSTLKGGLIGLFPALVILLGGVILIRRKNN, encoded by the coding sequence ATGATCAAAATATTTAAAATCGCCAGACTGGAACTCAGCATACTTTTTTATTCTCCTGTAGCCTGGCTGGCCATCGCTATTTTTATGGTACAGAATGGTTTGGGCTTCTTTGGTATGCTTGGCAGTTATCAGGAGGCAATTGCTATGGGCAACAAGATAGATAACCTCACTTTTTCGCTTTTTCCAGATCTGAACGGCCTTTTTGATTCAGTGGTACAGAATCTGTACCTCTATATTCCACTGATCACGATGGGACTGATGAGCAGAGAACTGCATAGTGGTTCAATTAAACTGTTGTTATCATCACCCGTAAAGATCAGAGAAATTGTATTGGGTAAATACCTGTCGATGGTAGCCTATGTGGCGATACTGATCCTGATTTTGTGCATCTACTCTGGTGCGGGGATCCTGATCATTAAAAACGCTGATATAAAACTGATTTGTTCAGGTTTGATTGGAATTTTCCTGTTAGCCTGTACCTATGCAGCTATAGGCTTATTTATGTCCAGCCTTACATCTTACCAGGTTGTAGCAGCCATTAGTACTTTGGCGGTGCTTGCTGCGCTGCGGTTTGTGGGTTCTGTTGGTCAGGATATTGATTTTATTCGTGATCTTACTTATTTTCTTTCTATCTCCGGAAGGGCAGAAGACATGCTCAAGGGACTGATTACGACCCGGGAGATCTTTTATTTTATCATCATCATCGGGCTGTTCCTTTCACTGTGTGTGATCAGAATGAAGAATAGCAGGGAATCTAATACGTTATATAAGAATATTTCTAGATATGCTTTTTTGATAGTAATTGCTTTGTTTTTGGGCTATGTCAGTTCCAGACCAGGTAATATTGGCTATCTGGATATGACCAGAACAAAGTCTCGTACGCTTACTACAACCAGCCAGGAAATAGCTGCTCAGATTGACGGACCGTTGGAGATTACAACTTATGTTAATCTGCTAGATCAGAATGTATACTTCGGACTCCCGCAATCCCGTAATAGTGATCTGGCTCAGTTTGAGAAATTCCGGCGCTTTATTCCGGATATCAAGATGAAGTATGTTTATTATTATGATGTGACAGATCTGAAAAATAATAGTAATATGACCTATCAGGGTGATTTGACCGGACTTTCCGTCAAACAAATTGCCGAAAAGGTAGCTGACAATATGGGGCTGGATCTTAATTTGTTTATGCCACCAGAAAAGATCAGGAAGATAATCGATCTCTCTTCAGAAAATAATACACTGGTGCGGATACTGCGCTATAAGGGGAAAGAAAGCAGGCTTCGCTTTTATAATGGTGTGGACCAGTTTCCGGCTGAGCGTGAAATTGCTGCTGCTATCAAGCAATTGGTCGTTCCCGTACCTCAGGTTGCATTTATCACCGGAAATCAGGAACGCAGTATTCGCAAAACAGGAGAGCGGAATTATGAACTGATGAGCAGTATGAAAAGAAGCCGTACAGCACTGATTAACCAGGGATTTGATGTCATACAACTGGATCTTACAAAAACTGAGATACCCACAGGGCTGTCTGCTCTGATTTTGGCAGATCCTTCACAGCCAATCGATCCATTGGTTCAGCAAAAAATCGCAGCGTATTGTGCCGCTGGCGGAAATATGCTGATCACAACAGAACCAGGCAGAGGGCGGGTGATTAACCCGATATTACAAATGTTTGGTGTAGCGCTTTTGCCTGGAACATTGGTACAGGCAACTAAAAATGATGCGCCGGATCTTTTGTTCGGGCAACTAACCAGATCAGGACGCACTATTGTGATGCCGGGCACTGGTGCATTAAAGGTTGATCTGACAGGAAATTTTATGGCTGATACGCTGATACAAAGTAACAAAACTGGGTGGATTACTCAAGGCGTGGTAGATGTGACAAAAACTGATATTGCTTATCAAGCTCAGCAGGGTGACAAAAAAGGTGCTTTTCCTATGGTTCTTGCCATTCATCGAAAATTAAGGGATAAAGATCAGCTCATCCTGATTTCGGGCGATGCTGATTTTATGAGCAATGCTGAACTTGCCAATCCAAGGGCTGATAATGAGTTTCTTGTGAAAAACATGTTCAAGTGGTTTTCTAATGATGCCTTTCCGATTAATATCGTCAGAAAATCACCTGAAGATGATCATATTTTGCTAAACAGAAGACAACTCTCTACCTTGAAAGGAGGGCTGATTGGTCTGTTCCCAGCTCTTGTAATCTTGTTGGGTGGAGTGATATTGATCAGAAGAAAAAATAATTAA
- a CDS encoding FecR family protein, with protein sequence MTEQEVKEILKRYKAGEATADEHALLLSWSLDFNSPDTAELSMEELVADVDLIWAALEKKMPEVKKINLWPKMLAAAMVLIVLSFGLLFLHNRNNANQINTAQIVPGANKATLTLSNGKKVVLDGAAQQQLLTEAGLAITKTSDGQLIYSSVPDEGADHTSRYNRLETNNGQQYQVVLPDGSHVWLNAASSLRYPVAFGKQERLVELSGEGYFEVAHDKNKPFRVKTADQQVEVLGTHFNINAYPDDKLSKTTLLEGSVSVSAPALKNKGILILGPGQESILVGNTLIAQPANLEAAVAWRNGDFMFEGENIRSIMKKVSRWYNVEVIFEGEIPENRFGGTVSRFSNITQVLRKLELTGKVHFKVEERRIIVTK encoded by the coding sequence ATGACTGAACAGGAAGTTAAGGAAATTTTAAAACGGTATAAGGCCGGGGAGGCAACAGCGGATGAACATGCACTGTTGCTGAGCTGGTCTTTAGACTTCAATAGTCCTGATACCGCTGAACTGTCCATGGAAGAGCTTGTGGCAGATGTTGACCTGATATGGGCGGCACTGGAGAAAAAAATGCCGGAAGTTAAAAAAATTAACCTTTGGCCTAAAATGCTCGCAGCTGCAATGGTACTTATAGTTTTATCTTTTGGCTTGCTCTTTTTGCATAATAGAAATAATGCAAATCAAATAAATACTGCACAAATAGTACCAGGGGCTAATAAAGCCACGCTGACCCTGTCTAATGGTAAAAAAGTTGTTCTGGATGGAGCTGCTCAACAACAGCTGCTGACAGAGGCAGGTCTGGCTATCACGAAAACAAGTGACGGGCAATTGATCTATTCTTCTGTACCAGATGAGGGAGCTGATCATACCAGCAGATATAACAGATTAGAAACCAATAATGGACAGCAGTACCAGGTTGTACTGCCAGATGGCTCTCATGTTTGGCTCAATGCCGCATCTTCATTACGTTATCCCGTTGCCTTTGGAAAACAGGAACGCCTCGTGGAACTTTCTGGCGAGGGCTATTTCGAAGTGGCTCACGATAAAAATAAACCTTTCAGGGTAAAGACAGCTGACCAGCAGGTCGAGGTGCTTGGAACTCATTTTAATATCAATGCATATCCGGATGATAAGCTTTCAAAAACTACTTTGCTTGAAGGCAGTGTATCTGTAAGCGCTCCGGCATTGAAGAATAAAGGTATTTTAATTTTAGGTCCCGGCCAGGAATCTATACTCGTTGGTAATACGTTAATAGCACAGCCGGCCAATCTTGAGGCAGCAGTGGCCTGGAGAAATGGAGATTTCATGTTTGAAGGGGAGAACATCAGGTCTATTATGAAAAAAGTATCCCGTTGGTATAATGTGGAGGTGATTTTTGAAGGTGAAATACCTGAAAACAGATTTGGTGGAACAGTAAGTCGTTTCTCCAATATTACGCAGGTACTCAGGAAACTTGAACTAACTGGTAAAGTTCACTTTAAAGTTGAGGAAAGGAGGATTATTGTGACTAAATAA